The DNA window tttACTTTACTtgtatcatattttaaaatattaagtacagataatattttagtaatttagcctaaataaccctcataatccactttttcatttttttcaaaagaaatgattacttaaaaaaactacatcaaacaagctttcaAGTTAAATGCACTATAGGGTTGTTTTGTTATAACTTTTTTCACACTGTgttcatgatttaaaaaaatttacatttgggaAAAATCccaatgatttaaaaaataatttgatcatcTATAGGAAAATTCtctataccaaatgaaacaaaaaaaaaactacactataatttgaatcattatcaaactaataatttttctaCCAAAAGAAGCCACAAAAGTCACTATAATCTGGATCATGTTCCAAAAATCAGAAAaattctacaaaaaaaaaactttcaattttaactttggtGATTTTTAATGAGATTGTGATAGTAACAATGATGTTAACAAAACAACAGTTTCCAAATAAACCATTAAGAATGTAATGAAAAATCTAGATACTTGTTTCCTCATGTTTTCTTATCCAaatgaaaaacattaaaaacaagTCCGAAGGATAAGTATGAGACTATAGCACACCTGATATTTTGGAGCAACGAGGAACCATGTTCCACATCCTTGTGCCAAGGTATCAGTCTTGGCGTAGCAGTTTTACGCTTTTTGGATCCTACAAATATAGAAGTTCGGTTGACCTCTTTTTCTGAAGGAGCTACTAGTTTGGCTACATCCAAGGCTTTAGTCATTATTGGCCAACCACTACCGTCTTTGCTGGAAACAGCAGCATTAGCATGAATAGTCGAGGCATTAGTCATTGTTGCCGACATTTGCCCATTTTTTAAGTTTCTATAGTGCTCAAACCAAGAAGGCGCCATTTGAAGACAGACTTGAGGGTCAAGAGCGGATGTGAGACTAGCTCCCTGCTCCTTTGGATGACCCATCAATATTTCAGGGTTACTGGAAACTCTTGCAAAGAACTCCATTTGTGGAGGTATCCCCGAGACTGAAGAAGATGGATTTATGGGCACAGATTCCAAGATCGGAAATGATTCGCTAATAGGTACTAGAGGGGTAGCACAAGTAAAAGACTTTTGAGATTGAGCTTTTGAAAATGCTTGTGCGTTGGTAGAATTTCCCTGCACAATTATATCCTTAAGAGTTACTGCCAGCTTGTCATAATTTGGGGCAACAGATACTCAAGTTATACCTTTAACAGAAAGTAAAAAAAGGAGCTTATCCATCACCAAAGAGTTGAGACAAAAACTTGGGTTTGTTTCATCATCAacaaatatactaaaatactcactttaatttttataacatttaaaaatgttaaatacaaatgatatttttagtCATTTAGCCcaaaataatccactttttcatcaaaaaaaggtatattttctttcaaataatcagattatttaaaaaaaaaaaactacatcaaacaagctcttgatGAATTGCCCATGAAAGATGAATCATAACAacaaaaattgacatttttgtTCCTTCCAATGTTTTTAGGACACATGCCATACCTAGTCAACCAATAttcataaaaagaaaaacagaaaCATGTGTTCCAGATTCAACTTACGATTTGCGAATTAGAACCGGCTAGTGATTGAGATGGAGGGGCCAACTTCATGCCAAAGTTCTGTGGAATCTCGTTCAGATTGACTGCAGAAAACTTTGTTGATAGATTAGGCTCAGTGAAGCTAAACTGTGATACATAGGTTTGATTTCTGGAGCAGCTAACTTGTTGACCATGCTCAACCATATCTTGTCTGTCATGGTTACACGAGGCACAAAACATTTATCAGATGCTTGAACAAGTTTTTGTGAAAATACAATAGAAGGGTCCTGAATGATGTCAAATTAAGTTCCTCCAAGAAGCAAATGCAAATACTTTGACGCAaggttatttagatttaatccaaataaccccttCTCTCATCAATAATCACTTCATCCATCAAATACCAAACTACccttacttttacttttataacattttaaatattaatgatatttttgtcatttaaccAAAATTACCGCAAATAATCCATCTTTTCATCAAACgagatttttccaaaaaatcaatttttttcaacaaaatgtCCTACACCAAACATGCTCTGTGTTTCTAAATGGGCGTCGAAATTCATTTCTGGAAAAAGTTTGGTAAGTAATTAATTCCCTACAGTTATGAGGGAAATGCCAAATCTACCTTGTTTGTGCAGTTACGCATTGGTCACCTGCTTTTTTACTGTGCAAAGACTCCATTTCTGTCAAATTCTTTTGATAACCAAGCAATCCAATCATACGAAATTAGATTAAGAAGACACAAGAATAAACAGAATAGGAACTATTAATTCACCACTATACCTGAAACGACGTTTTTTGGTTTTTGCCAGTCACAGGTTGTTGTGAATCACATTTATCGTGAGGCCACAAACTCTCAAACACTTCATTTTCTCTGACGATATGTTGGGATGGATTACATAGGTAATCATCGCCAATGTTATCATTTTTGTTTTGCTTTTGGTATGTTTCACCCCCTTTTTGGTAATTTTCAACAGTTTTATCTAGCTGATGACTCATTTCTTCAGTTTTAAGGAACTGTTGAGCGGTTTTAAAAGAGGAGTCTAAATCATTGTGAGATTGATGGAAACCAGGGAATGTGGCGTTCATATCAGCCCAACCAACTTGCTGCTTTCCATCATCTGCAAAACCTGAAGGCTGATTGTCAACAGAGATTTCCATATTCTGAAAACTTAGCCCACTccactcttcttgcattccatTATCACTGCTAGAAGCTTCTGCAACAGCAGACTGCATTAAAGCACTCCAACTGCCACTTTGAAGAGAAGGAAAAGAGCTTGTGTCATCCGATTGGTCAAACACATCATTCCCCGTTCCAAATGAGGCATTCCAATTGGTATCTTCTGCATTGAACAAAATCTTCTGCTCTAATGGATCGAGAGATGTCGAACGCTGACGAACattttggattggcttgaaatctccaTCAGAAATAGGAAGCTGATCTGAATAAACATTGAAATGGTTTCCCAAGAACGGATTATTAAAGTCAGACTGCAATGTTTGCGTTGTCCCAACTTGATTTTGAGTAAAACCAAAAGATGCATCAATCGGTTGAGGATTCAAGCCAATCGGATGTGGATCCTGATCCCGATCTTCTGAATAGATAAAACCATTTGGAAAATCTTGGAGAGATGGAGATGAGATACTTTGGACCGAGTTCATGCTTCCATGGGGAAACATCTGCGAGAGATCGCGAATAGGTGTTCCATTAATGGGCGGAAGATATTGATTTCCACTAGCATGCTTATTATTAATTGGAGGCAACTGGTTTGAGTAATTCTGCTGCCTTTGATGTTCTTGAAGTTGTTTTACCATCAAATGTTGTTGAAGCATTTGTATATCTTTAAGCCCAAACTGTTGCTGTGGCATGCCAAGTTTTTAAACCTTTGAAAAGCGAATGCTGATGAAAGCAAACTTACTTAGTTACCAAACTGCAAGAGTAGAAATTAAGAGTAGTAAATTGAAGAGTTCCCATAGtaaacaaatagggttttatctttttaataattacCATATCATAAAATGGAAATTCAGAAATCCGAATCTTCAAACAAAGCAAATCTGAAATTATATCAGCTCTAGATGTTCATAAGGAAAGATCCTACAGATTCACGTCCATGCACTTGAGTAAATTGAAAGCCATACCATAGTACCATACCATTCAACTGATAACCCAGAACAAAAATGGTACGAAAAGCACTAATTCGAAGGAAAAACGAAATCCAGCCATATTAAGATTAATTGAAGCATAAATACTCTAAAAAAAAGAAGGTAAAACCAGACAAATTGACAAGCTAAATCTGTTTCTCAGAACACGACTCAGTTAATGCAACAAGAGAGATGTGAAAACTGTAAGCAAGCGAGATTTTGATCTTACTCTTAAACTTGGTCCATTTTCATAGCGATCAGGCATCAATTTCCGCAGTCGTTTGTTCTAAGAAATGCTTCAGCTCAGTCTACTACACCTCCCGCTTTTCTCACTCCGTATGTTTCACAGTTCAAACCTCTTTTTGAAAACGATGGGTTGAGGAATGGAGAAGAGAGACTGCAGATAAAAAGGTTTTGATGATGCAatgaggaggaagaagaagaagtgtaaTTTCAACGAACTAAGAAGCAAGATTAGGTTCGGGTTGAGCTTTGATAGTACGGATTCAAACCCTAAGGTTTGGTTTCAGACTCGGACTATCGAAGCTGAAACAGGTAATGAAAATGTCGGCTTTTTTCTCACGTGTGGCACACGGTTAAATGTGGACAGCTGGATGTACCTAGTGATTAAGAAACTAACGGCTTAGATTGATTTGTACATTAGAGGAAAAGTGGGGTTCCTTAGTGACTGGTTTACTTGCTTTAGCTGCGTGTATGTTCATCTCTctttaagagcttgtttggttttggtttatttcaataatattgtttatatgaGCTTCTTTAATGTTCcgttatatcattttttttttattgaattttctGAAAAAAGTTActattatatacaaattaaattatttaaattttatttagttcaattatataatattttttattttttatttaatccacttgaataaataaaatattaaatctaGTGTCAATTTGTTTAAGAGATGaaatcatttttcaatttttactacaattttttttacttaaattacaATATAGACAGTAGATAGTGAAAAGTCATACtaaatttctaaatattaaaaaaataataatataataattttttatactttataaaaaataaatttattttatctttcattccttattcataattttataaattattaaaatgaaattttcttattattttatatgaaattataaaagattgtttaatcaattattttattataaaaatcatataattgttaaatttttaagttttttatttaaataataaatatgtattgttaaaatagttaaataataatatgtattgttaaaataatacattatatactattaattatataaaaataaatatcataaactatttatacataatatgaatcaactattttattataaaattcatataattgttaaattaattgaataataaatatgtatagtTAAAGcaatacattatatattattaattatatattattaattatataaaaataaatatcataaactaattatacaatatatataatattaggattaaattactattattatattaaaaattaaacttaaaataaatttaatatattagcaattaaaaaaagtttttatcaTCGAGACATTTTGTAGAAATATAGTGGGCAAGTTTGATTTAACttattctcaattattttttatatttataatattatttaataattaatattatatatatattaatttaattttaaatattaattaataatttaatttaaaaaatagattatttgaaaataaattatattaatatataatttttgttaatatataattttaaatattaataaataacttaaaattaaaaaataataaattttaaaataaatatattaatatattaatttttataaatatataattttaaatatattcaatatatatgtatatatatatatatatgatataaaaaatatataaatatatataaaaatatttaataatattttaaaatttccagAAACttctatcttattttaaaattactcttttattttttttttatttttttttatttttttttaatatttaaataattcatttaataaagaaaagtaatttattattatatatattttcactttTTCACACTCACCTCTTACTCAatcttttaattatcaattatatttttttttgtcatctcaccttatttctatatatttatttaggtCACGATTAAATTCTtctcaatattaatatatactttagataattaattaaggttagtttgatttttaaaattatatttataaattaaaaaaaataaaatatatttatattttatttaattattttatatattaaaatgcatatattataaataataaataaaaatatatttaaatgtatattttattattataataattttatataaatatataaaaatatataaaatagataagagaaaattaataaaataattagaaataaatgaaatatatgagagagaatgaataaaaaaatatttaaaattgataagagagaaaaacgttaagatTATAAGTTTAAACGTTAATGAGGGAGATagatagaaaattaaatttaaactaaaaaatgtatttaattataatttttttgtgaaTTTATTACGCAAATTTACTATAACAATTTATTACGCAAATACCCAAATGTAGCGTTTAAACGTTGAATCAAACAAGGTCAGTGTGtttattagattaatataaCTTATCTCAATTATGTCTCAAATAtactatttattaatattattctacTCAACGAAAAAATCAGCAAAAACAAGTGTACGAATCAACACtcatttcaggtcccgaaatgCACGTGGGTAgtagagaaaaaattaaaaatgtcctGAAATGCTCATTTTAAGTTCCGAAGCAGTCATTTTGGGTCATAAAATGAtcattttgggtcccgaaacgggcattttgggacccgaaatgagcaTTTTCAAGAGGTGGAGATAACTTAGCAGGCCACATCGTATTCGTGGACTTActttaactaattttttcattgagtttatcaTTCCTCAATATTATGGGTGAAAAAAATTACcgcgatattaaaggtatatcgaaaatatcgtaccgcaaaatatcgaaaatatcgatttttaaggtataccgaaaaaaaggtAAGATATGATACCAATACCGAAATTATTGCTACGGTAaaagtatgagatttttaaaattttggtatatcgagatataccgaaataccaaaatagtatttataagttaaaatatataatgtatatatataatacttataaggaaataatttaaatagatttgatattaatttaattataaaaatataatttttgaataatattaaaatataattatactgaaatattattcaaaaaaacaaGTGCACGAATCAACGTGGCATGCCATGTGAATAGGAAagaaaaagtttttaaaaatgtcCCGAAACACTCATTTCGAGTCCCGAAATGCACGTGGGTAgtagagaaaaaattaaaaatgtcctGAAATGCTCATTTTAAGTTCCGAAGCGGTCATTTTGGGTCATAAAATGATCATTTTGGGTCCTGAAACGGGcattttgggacccgaaatgagcgTTTTCAAGACGTGAAGATAACTTAACAGGCCACATCGTATTCGTGGACTTActttaactaattttttcattgagtttatcaTTCCTCAATATTATGGGTGAAAAAAATTACcgcgatattaaaggtatatcgaaaatatcgtaccgcaaaatatcgaaaatatcgatttttaaggtataccgaaaaaaggtaagatatgataccgataccgaaattattgctacggtaaaggtatgagatttttaaaattttgatatatcgagatataccgaaataccgaaatagtatttataagttaaaatatataatgtatatatataatacttataaggaaataatttaaatagatttgatattaatttaattataaaaatataatttttgaataatattaaaatataattatactgaaatattattcaaaaaaacaaGTGCACGAATAAACGTGGCATGCCATGTGGATAGGAAagaaaaagtttttaaaaatgtcCCGAAACACTCATTTCGAGTCCCGAAATGCACGTGGGAgtagagaaaaaattaaaaatgtcctGAAATGCTCATTTTAAGTTCCGAAGCGGTCATTTTGGGtcataaaatgattattttgggtcccgaaacgggcattttgggacccgaaatgagcgTTTTCAAGACGTGAAGATAACTTAACAGGCCACATCGTATTCGTGGACTTActttaactaattttttcattgagtttatcaTTCCTCAATATTATGGGTGAAAAAAATTACcgcgatattaaaggtatatcgaaaatatcgtaccgcaaaatatcgaaaatatcgatttttaaggtaaaCCGAAAAAAAGGTAAGATATTATACATTATTGCAacggtaaaggtatgagatttttaaaattttagtatatcgagatataccgaaataccgaaatagtatttataagttaaaatatataatgtatatatatataatacttataaggaaataatttaaatagatttgatattaatttaattataaaaatataatttttgaataatattaaaatataattatactgaaatattattcaaaaaaacaaGTGCACGAATCAACATGGCATGCCATGTGGATAGGAAagaaaaagtttttcaaaatgtCCCGAAACACTCATTTCGAGTCCCGAAATGCACGTGGGTAgtagagaaaaaattaaaaatgtcctGAAATGCTCATTTTAAGTTCCGAAGCGGTCATTTTGGGTCATAAAATGAtcattttgggtcccgaaacggGCATTTTGGGACCCAAAATGAGCGTTTTCAAGACGTGAAGATAACTTAACAGGCCACATCGTATTCGTGGACTTActttaactaattttttcattgagtttatcaTTCCTCAATATTATGGGTGAAAAAATTACcgcgatattaaaggtatatcgaaaatatcgtaccgcaaaatatcgaaaatatcgatttttaaggtataccgaaaaaaaggtaagatatgataccgataccgaaattattgctacggtaaaggtatgagatttttaaaattttggtatatcgagatataccgaaataccgaaatagtatttataagttaaaatatataatgtatatatataatacttataaggaaataatttaaatagatttgatattaatttaattataaaaatataatttttgaataatattaaaatataattatactgaaatattattcaaaaaaacaaGTGCACGAATCAACGTGGCATGCCATGTGGATAGGAAagaaaaagtttttaaaaatgtcCCGAAACACTCATTTCGAGTCCCGAAATGCACGTGGGtaatagagaaaaaattaaaaatgtcccgAAATGCTCATTTTAAGTTCCGAAGCGGTCATTTTGGGTCATAAAATGATcattttgggacccgaaatgagcgTTTTCAAGACGTGAAGATAACTTAACAGGCCACATCGTATTCGTGGACTTActttaactaattttttcattgagtttatcaTTCCTCAATATTATGGGTGAAAAAATTACcgcgatattaaaggtatatcgaaaatatcgtaccgcaaaatatcgaaaatatcgatttttaaggtataccgaaaaaaaggtaagatatgataccgataccgaaattattgctacggtaaaggtatgagattcttaaaattttggtatatcgagatataccgaaataccgaaatagtatttataagttaaaatatataatgtatatatataatacttataaggaaataatttaatagatttgatattaatttaattataaaaatataatttttgaataatattaaaatataattatactgaaatattattcaatatatacaaTCTATCTTACCGatgagattaatttttttaagttaatatatttttcaggtatcaaaggtatataccgataccgtaccgaaattaaggtaaggtaaacgtatgaattttttgtataccgaaattaatgTATATCAAAATCAATGTATACtaaaatcaaggtaaggtaaaggtatgCATATTTTGCCTACCAAAATTTTCgataaggtataaggtatgaataaaacattaaggtataccgGCCTATCCTTactcaatatattaatatatattttaaatattattacatttaattacattataatatatattataattaaatataaatgataaaataatttatttaaataatatataagattatttaaattatgtttttgttaaaaaaatattgaaattttgatttttttttaaatacttaaaatattattatataataataaattattttatttttaaaataaaaattattttattattaaatttagtaatgtaattaataaaaaatgaaacgaTAGAAAGAGAATATTTAGGTGAGGAACATATTAGTacaatttaaatctaaaaaataataaaatttatttattttatcttttttcatcatataaataacatttatcaTATCATTCCATACTCAATTTTCATTCTTTTGTCgtttctcaaaaataaataaaataataataatttattttaaaattatttaaaaattaacttaagtAATAAATGATCGCAAATGGTATTCACATCTCAACTACCCGGTTAGGTTTCAACGCCACTCATTCCAAGGAGAATCCCTTTTAAATTCACATTTTTCGAGATATGAACagtttcatatattaaaatgtttttttaaatacaatataGTTTATTCTACCAGCTCTTGAactatctttttaaaattatcagtAATTTTAAAGGGCTAgtttgattgaaaaaataatgtttgttgACACTACTGCAAAAATACCCTCAAAATGGGTTTTTCTTCTCCAACCCACACCTAAATCAAAACTCAAAATGAGTTTATACCCATTTTCTCTCCCATAAAAACGCAAATTTGTGTATGCACTATTCAcatacttaaatttttttttacaaatacaaAATGAACCCTCTaactatatttataagttaattttatatccttattgatattgatatgtttttttttttatcttctctttttattttcatattttttatatattataattttataataatgaataacattgataaaaaaaataaaaattaacaaaataatttttaataatgtttgttttgatttaatcttttatatttgtacaatgtaattgaatttattttataaaatttaatttgtttttttattaatgtttgtttttatataattttattgtttgtgtAATGTAATTTgtgcttatttatttaatatgtttaatttattttcttatatgtaaattattaatttataattaattttatcatattttataatgatgtgagtttgaaaaatattagggtttaatttgtaaagttaatatatacataggtagtattgaaaaaaattgtgtaaaaatgaatatttcaaaaatattcttttgagtttgaaaatgaatttttgggTTGAaaatgaattactgtttgatgagACACTTATtgtattttgagtttgaaatgaatttttgagttggaaaataaatttttgagtTGGAAAATGAATTTTTGAGTTGGAGATGGtgttaaaaatgtaaataaataatcaattacaatttttgtaatcaataaaaattgttGAAGGTGTtacttgaaaaatattaagtattaattcaaaactttgttttataaaaaaaatagtatttcatcaatattaatatttaagttaaacagtttaaaaaaatataatttaatatttataaaataaaaataatttaatatgtgtaataataattttacatcaaACAATTTGAAGTATACTGTGTTGGGACTTGGGACCTTTACTAGCCACCAGTACAAAATTGGATGATTCgttttgttctttttttatttattgttattgttatttttacaattcacatttttttatttgacacGACTTCAATGTCAGCATTGTGCTTTCcagtgtgttttttttataattttttttatatttaaaaaaaaatcaaattatgccataattttttatacttattttatgcatatatatatatatatatatatttgaaaacaagtttattaaaattcatttgCATTAGTCATGTCGACGTGGTGTCTTCGTGCTTGAAGTTATTTTTATGttgttatcttatttaattGACCTAATTTTGAAACTACTTCTTTCttaattctataaaaaataatggaagGATCAAATCTCTTGAAGAGTTGCACAAcacttcaaatttattaaaaaaacatcacactttcttcttatatttttaaatgaaaatttgttTAAGAAGTTAAACATTCATTTTGTCAATTTTTAACTCACTTTATTTTAAGTGCTTAAAATGTCAGTTCA is part of the Impatiens glandulifera chromosome 1, dImpGla2.1, whole genome shotgun sequence genome and encodes:
- the LOC124918763 gene encoding uncharacterized protein LOC124918763 is translated as MPQQQFGLKDIQMLQQHLMVKQLQEHQRQQNYSNQLPPINNKHASGNQYLPPINGTPIRDLSQMFPHGSMNSVQSISSPSLQDFPNGFIYSEDRDQDPHPIGLNPQPIDASFGFTQNQVGTTQTLQSDFNNPFLGNHFNVYSDQLPISDGDFKPIQNVRQRSTSLDPLEQKILFNAEDTNWNASFGTGNDVFDQSDDTSSFPSLQSGSWSALMQSAVAEASSSDNGMQEEWSGLSFQNMEISVDNQPSGFADDGKQQVGWADMNATFPGFHQSHNDLDSSFKTAQQFLKTEEMSHQLDKTVENYQKGGETYQKQNKNDNIGDDYLCNPSQHIVRENEVFESLWPHDKCDSQQPVTGKNQKTSFQNLTEMESLHSKKAGDQCVTAQTRQDMVEHGQQVSCSRNQTYVSQFSFTEPNLSTKFSAVNLNEIPQNFGMKLAPPSQSLAGSNSQIGNSTNAQAFSKAQSQKSFTCATPLVPISESFPILESVPINPSSSVSGIPPQMEFFARVSSNPEILMGHPKEQGASLTSALDPQVCLQMAPSWFEHYRNLKNGQMSATMTNASTIHANAAVSSKDGSGWPIMTKALDVAKLVAPSEKEVNRTSIFVGSKKRKTATPRLIPWHKDVEHGSSLLQNISMTQLEWAHATNRLAEKVEVEGGTIERVQQPHRSKKRIILTTGLMQQIFRPAEASFLSSDAYSNYDSTICFTAKLALGDACGLTSLTKSDSCSISTDASKMICKQDDGSERNSEVVFSKFVEDLDKRAKKLETDFLRMEMTASITEAKLEFEELEKFAIINRFAKFHCRVQSPVASSSSSGTTALSLLKHPQRYVMAFPMPRDSVPDVTHCLSL